CCGGAACAAGTCTGATTGTCTATCCGTGTCGACGTAGGGAGGGAGCACTTCCAAGCCTCGACCGGGCCTCGCGGCCGCAAGGCCGCCAGGCTCGTCCCTACAGCTCCTCTACCGTTCCCCCCGTCGGTGGAGAAGCACTGGGAACTCGAGAGTGGCCCGGCCTCTGGCCGGGCCACATCCCATTTGCGGGGTTGTCCGCTCAGCGCTCGTTGGCCATCCGCAGGAAGGCCTCGAGCAACGGCCCCGAGGTGGCCGCGCCGTTCTCGCCCTCGTCGACGTAGACGGCGACCGCGAGATCACCCTGCGCGGCGATCATCCAGGTGTGGGTCAGGCGCTTGCCGTTGCGGTCGAACTCCGCCGTGCCGGTCTTGGCGATGACCGGCTTGCCGGGCACGTCGAGCAGGCCGCGACCGGTGCCGTCGGTGACCACACCGCGGAAGATCGTACGCAGCTGCTCGGCCTCGTCCTCCGCGAGCGGCTCCACGCCGGACGGCTTCGCGACCTGGCCCTCGACGAGGTTGGGCACCACCGTGTGGCCGGCCTGGATCGACCCGATCACGGAGGCCATCACGAGCGGCGAGGCGAGCACCTTGCCCTGTCCGATCAGGTCGGCGGCGTGCTCGGTGTCGCTGCCGGGCTCGGGGATCTGCCCGAAGTAGGAGGTGAAGCCGGCTTCCCGGTCGATGCCGAAGCCGAGGGAAGCGGCGGCCGAGGCGATCTCGGCGTGGCTGATCTCCTCGGCGGCACCGACCATCGCGGTGTTGCACGACTCGGCGACGGCATGGGCGAGGGTGATCTCGCCGATCGCGGACTTCGGGAACCAGGAGTCGTTGGTGAAGGTCTTGCCGTCGACGGTGGTCTTGGCCGGGCACTTGACCTGGCTGTCGGCGTTGAACCCCTTGCGCAGGAGCGCCAGGGTGGTGGCAGCCTTGAAGGTCGATCCCGGGGCGGCCTGGCCGTAGGTGGCCAGGTTCATCTTGTTGTCCTTGCCGTTGGCGGCGGCCAGCACGGCTCCGTCGCTGGGCCGGATGGCGACCAGGGCGCTCTCGGGCTTGACGCGCTTGAGCACCTTCTCCGCACTCTTCTGCAGCCCCTCGTCGAGCGTGATGGTCAGCGACTGACCGTCGACGGGGTCGGTGTTGTAGAGGTTCTTGAGCACCTCGCCCTTGTCGTCGACCACCGTGACCTGCAGGCCGGGTTTGCCGCTCAGCCGGTCGTCGTAGCGGGCCTGCAGCCCGGAGAGGCCGGCATGATCGCCCGGAAGGTAGGTGCCGGGCTTCTTCTTCATCATCTCCGCGGTCACCTCGCCGACGATGCCGACGACCGGGGAGGCGAACTGCTTGGTCGGACCGAGCGGGAGGGTGCGGTTGAGCATGGCGGCGCCCTTGATCTTGGCGATCCGGTCTCGCTTCGCCTTCGTCATCATCGGCTTGCGGATCGAGAGGGCCTCGACGAAGGCCTTGGCGCCGGCCGCTCTGACCCGCTTGGCGTAGCGCTTCGGGTTGATGTCGACGATCTTGGCGATGTCACGGGCGGCGGCCGGCGCCGCGACGGGGTCGATCAGCGTCTTGTCGATGCCGACCGTGACGACCGGGCGGTCGGCGATGAGGGTCGCGCCCGACGTGCTCATGATCTCGCCGCGCTGCTGCTGCACGGTCTCGACGTGGAGGCTTCGGCCCTCGGTGAGCACGGGCGAGACGACCGTCGGCTCCCAGACGAACTCCCACGTGTCGCCCTTCTTGGCGAGCTCGACCTCCGACTGGTAGGTCCACTTGCCTCCCGGCAGACCCCAAGCCCAGGTCAGCGTCGACTTGGCTCGGTCGGCACCGTTGCCGGTGAAGGTCGGCTTGGTCGCCGACACGTGCGGGGCGCCCAGCTTGCCGAACAGGTTGCCGGTGAGGTCACCGTATTCGTCGGCCACGGCGGCCGGGTCGGTCTTCGCGACGAAGTCGACGCTCGTGAACGTGCCGGTCTCCAGAGCCGAGGTCAGGGACGACATGCTCGGTCCGGGGTCCTTGGCCCCACCGCAGGCAGCAAGCAGCGGTAAAGCAACGGCAAGGGCCGTGATGCCCCGGAAGACTCGCATGGAACGGTTCTATCAGCCGCGACCCCAACAGTGGGTTACACCTCCTCAACGCGGGAGTTGTGAAGCTGGGCACGACCGGTCCGGCCGCGCCCAGCTTCACCACCCGGGTCAGTGGGTCGCCAGCCAGGCGTCCAGGTCGACGCCGCGCTCGTCGGCGAGCTTCTCCAGGAGCTCACGGCTCGGGGGCTGGAACACCTCCGGCTCGATGTGACGGTCACGGGCGGCGTACGTCCTCTGCTTGGCCGCCTGTGCCGGACCGGCCGCCTCTGCGTCGGCGATCACCGCCGGGCTCGTGGCGGTGGCGGCGCCGGTGAGCGGAGGGCTCACCAGCGGTGTGAAGCCGTCGCGGTGACCGGCCGCGTTGGCGTGATACGACTCCTCGATCGGGCTGGAGAGCCCGTTGACCCACTCCACGTCGTCACAGACCGCGTGACCGGTGAACCGGCTGATCGGGTTGACGTACGTGAAG
The sequence above is drawn from the Nocardioides albertanoniae genome and encodes:
- a CDS encoding penicillin-binding transpeptidase domain-containing protein, whose translation is MSSLTSALETGTFTSVDFVAKTDPAAVADEYGDLTGNLFGKLGAPHVSATKPTFTGNGADRAKSTLTWAWGLPGGKWTYQSEVELAKKGDTWEFVWEPTVVSPVLTEGRSLHVETVQQQRGEIMSTSGATLIADRPVVTVGIDKTLIDPVAAPAAARDIAKIVDINPKRYAKRVRAAGAKAFVEALSIRKPMMTKAKRDRIAKIKGAAMLNRTLPLGPTKQFASPVVGIVGEVTAEMMKKKPGTYLPGDHAGLSGLQARYDDRLSGKPGLQVTVVDDKGEVLKNLYNTDPVDGQSLTITLDEGLQKSAEKVLKRVKPESALVAIRPSDGAVLAAANGKDNKMNLATYGQAAPGSTFKAATTLALLRKGFNADSQVKCPAKTTVDGKTFTNDSWFPKSAIGEITLAHAVAESCNTAMVGAAEEISHAEIASAAASLGFGIDREAGFTSYFGQIPEPGSDTEHAADLIGQGKVLASPLVMASVIGSIQAGHTVVPNLVEGQVAKPSGVEPLAEDEAEQLRTIFRGVVTDGTGRGLLDVPGKPVIAKTGTAEFDRNGKRLTHTWMIAAQGDLAVAVYVDEGENGAATSGPLLEAFLRMANER